A stretch of DNA from Elusimicrobiota bacterium:
ATCCCGTACTTTTGCTCCCCAAGCAACGATTCTCCGGAAAGTTTTAGGAGTATACGTTTATACTTAGGTTTAGGCATTGAGTGTTATCCTATCAACTCTTTAATTCTCTGCTTTAAAACATCAAGGTCAAAGGGTTTGAGAAAAAAATCGGCCACCTCGGTATCACCGATTTCCTTCATTGTATCCTTATCGTAGTACGCGGTACAGAAGATTACCGGCAATTTCGGCCATTGTTTCTTCAACTCTTTCGCGAATTCCACACCGCTTTCACCGGGTAGTTTTATATCCAACAACGCGAGGTCCGGCGTAAAGTATTTAACAAGTTCGCGGCCTTCAGCAACACTATGCGCAGCAACGGTCTTATAACCGGCTTCCGTAAGCTCATCGTACACCAATTCACGCAGAGTGTCCATGTTTTCTACGACAAGCAAGTTTTTCATGTTTTCCCTTATAGCCGTGTTATATTACGCCAGTCACTCCGCTACTTTATTGTCACTGGTCTTCGTTTCTGCGGTTTCTAACTCTTCCCCTACGCGGTACCGTACAAACCGTCCTACAACAATGTTTTCTCCGAGTTTTGCTATGTTTTCGGTAATAACATCTTTAACTGTTTTGTTCGGGTCACGTACATAGGGTTGTTCTAACAAACAAAAATCTTTATAAAACTTTTCAAGCTTACCTAATAGTATTTTTTCAACAACTTCCGGCGGTTTTGGTTTTGTATCCTTTGCCATTTGCACACGATAGATTTCTTTCTCTTTCTCTATAATATCCGCAGGTACAGTCTCGCGGCTGACCCATTGCGGGTTTGCTCCGGCGATCTGTAATGTTAACTCTTTTACCAAACTCTTAAACTCATCTGTCTTTGCCACAAAATCTGTCTCGCAATTAAGTTCTATCAATACTCCAAGCTTACTTCCCGCATGTATGTATGCCGAGATCAAACCGTCACCCGCGTTGCGGGTAGATTTTTTTGCTGCCTGAACTATACCGCGTTCACGTAATAGTTTAATAGCTTTTTCAATATCCCCGGCAGTTTCGTTCAATGCCTTCTGGCATTCAAGTATTCCCGCACCGGACATCTGCCTTAATTTTTTTACTGTCTCTGCTGTAACTGCCATATGTACAAAAAATCCTTTCGTAGAACTACAATTATTCTTTACTATCCTCTTTTTTTACTTCTTCCTGAACTACTTCAATTTTTTCTTTTGCGGCTGATAACTCCTCATCTTTTGCGAGTTCATCGTCGGGAACGCCAGGGACGGATACAGCAGTACCATCCTGCGTTTCTTTCATCTTCCTCCCTTCGATCACAGCTTCCGCCATCAACCCCGTAAATAACCGTACGGAACGCATCGCATCATCATTACCCGGTATCGGATAATCTATTTTATCGGGATCACAGTCGGTATCGCAGATCGCTATTATCGGTATGTTCAGCCGTTTTGCTTCCGCAACAGCGGTTGCTTCCTGTATTGGATCAACCAAAAACATTGCTGAAGGCAAGTTTTTCATGTCTTTAATCCCAACGAGGAGTTTGTCAAGTTTAATCCGTTCTTTTTCCCGTCTTGACGCTTCCTTCTTTGGTAAAAGTTCAAGGATGCCATCATCTTTACTTTTCTGGAGCTCATTCAACCGTGCAATAGATTTTCTTAATGTTTCATAATTAGTTAACGTACCGCCCAGCCAGCGGGTTGTTATATAGTACACTCCTGCGCGTTGAGCTTCCTGCATAACAATTTCCTGAATCTGACGTTTAGTTCCGACGAAAAGCACTTGTTTCCCTTCACTACTGACTTCTCTTAGAAACTTATACGCTTTCTTAAGTTCTTTAACGGTTTTCTGCAGGTCTATGATGTGAATGTTATTCCTCTTAGTGAAAATATACTTCTTCATCTTCGGGTTCCACCGTTGCACCTGGTGCCCAAAATGTACACCTGCTTCCAATAGCGACTTCATACTAATTACTGCCATTAAGCCTCCTTACACCTCTTTTTTTGTTTGTTAATTAATACAACAAAATTTGATAAACATAAATTTTATTTATAATACAATGAATTGTCAATAGTTATTTCATCATAAGTTTTTGTGACAACACAATTTATCTTCTATTTAAAACCTTTCCTTCATACGCCAAAATTTCTTTAATAATCCGGCTTTCTTCGGAGATAACATTTTTACGGCAGCAATATTCTTCCCAAATATCATTATACGGCATTGCTTTCATCTGTTCCAACAACGCTAAACGCGGATAATATTCACCCCGGGATTCATATTCCTGTAACTGCTTTACCGGTTCAAGCAACGCGTATAACAAAGTTTTTAATACCGCCCGCGCACCGGTAACCCATGCACCGATACGGTTAATTGACGCATCAAAATAATCAAGCGCAATTATTACGCGCCCCACCGCGCCGGCACGCACAATTTCGTGCATTACCTCGTGTAAGATGTCATCGGAGACTACTACATGATCGCTATCCCACCGCACCCCGCGGCTTACATGCAGGAGTACTGACGGGAAAAATTGCAGTAATGCAGACACCTTATCCCCGATAGATTCCGTAAGATGGTAATGCCCGAGGTCAAGGCAAAGCAGTAAATTGTTCTTCAGCGCATAGCTCAGGTAAAACTCGTGCGAGCCTACGACAAACATTTCACTGCCGATACCGAACAATTTAGGTTCTACTGCGTCAGCAACAAACTTAGCCGGTAACTTGGTTTTATATATTTTATCCAACGAATCCTTTAAATCCCGGCGATACCCCGCGCGGTTAACACAAAAATCTTTCATCCCATCCGGGATCCAGAGGTTATGAATACTGGTACTCCCGCAGGATTCTCCAAAGTATTGCGTTATCCTGCGGCAACGTTTAACATGTTCAACCCAGAATCCGCGGATACCCGGGTCCCTGCTGCTAAGAGTAAACCCTGCCGCTGCTTTTGGATGCGAGAACAACGTAGCGTTAAAGTCCAATCCCGTAACTTTATTCTTCAATCCCCTCGACCAGTCTACCCATCCTTCATAGTGTTTTGATTCAATCTCATCACGGTCAACACGTTTCCCGCTGAACTCACCATAGATCGCGTGGAGGTTAACCCTGTGTTTTCCCGGGAGATACGATAATACCTGTTCTAAATCACGCCTGAGTTCCTTGACATTACGCGCGCGGCCCGGATAATTACCCGTAACCTGTATCCCCCCCGATGACAGTTCCGCATCGGGTTTCTCAAACCCAGCAACGTCATCACCCTGCCAGCAATGAAGCGAGACAGCAACTTTTTCAAGCGCAACAATTGCTTTCTCGGTATCCACCCCAAATTCTGCATACTTTTCTTTAGCGTTGTTGTAACCACACACTTTTTTGTTAACCATTGTTTTTTATTTACCTCATCGTTGTATTTTTATAATTAACGAATTTTTTGTAGATATCCGTAAATCCGGGATACTGTTTTTTTGACGGTACATATTTTAACGTTGGGAAAGAATTGCGGATAAGCTTCCTTGCGGTTTTCAACGAACCGCACTGCCTGCTTGCTATTGACTGTAATAAAATATTCCCTACTGCCGTAGCTTCCACAGGGCCGGTAATAACTTCCATTTGCGTAAAATCAGCGGTTAATTGAGACAACACTTCATCTTTTGCACCACCTCCGATGATATGCAACCTGCTCAAATTACGGCTAGATACTGTGTTTATCAACTCTCCGGCGTACCGGTAATCCAGTGCGAGGCTGTCGTATATACACCGCGTATACTCCCCGGGATTATACGGAACTTTCTGCCCGCTTTTCCTGCAGAAAGAAGAGATTGTGCCTGTCATACTTACGGGATTCAGGAATATAGAATTATCAGGGTCAATCACTGCGATACTCAACGGCTTAATTTTTAAAGCTAAGTTCATAAGTTCTGCGAATGTATATTTCCGCCGCAACTTTTTTTCCCAGTCCCTCCGGCATTCCTGCAGCAACCATAAACCCATAATGTTTTTTAGTACACGGAATGTACCGCATACACCGCCTTCATTAGTAAAATTATATTTATATGTTTCATCATTTATTACCGGATTCCGTGTTTCAATACCCATCAACGACCATGTACCTGAACTTATGTATGCACAGGACTCCATATCTTCAGCAGGTACAGCAGCAACAGCTGAGGCAGTATCATGCGAGCCAACAGCAACGACATTAGTTTTCTCAAGCCCGGTAAGCCGGCATATTTCGTCGGTAAGTTTGCCTATCACAGTGCCCGGCTGCACAATTTTGCGCATGAGGTTAATGTTTAACCCCAGCTTTTTGAATACATCTTTATCCCACCCGCGGGTAACAGGATTATACAACTGCGATGTAGTAGCAAACGTAAACTCCGCTGCCATTTTGCCGGTAAGGAAATAGTTTAATATGTCCGGGATAAACAACAACGCATCCGCGTTTTTCAGCAGCGGGTCATTATTCAAAACAGCCGAGTATAACTGGAACACAGTATTGAACTGCATAAACTGTATTCCCGTATGGTTGTAGAGATTACGCTTGCCTACTCTGGCAAAAACTTTTTCCATCATACCGTCAGTACGGCTGTCACGATAAGCATACGGATTTGCAAGAAGTTCGCCGTTTTTGTTGAACAGCGCATAGTCAACACCCCAGGTGTCAATCCCGATACTGTTAATTTTGGTAAAACCACGCGCTGCGCATACGCGTAACCCTGTAATTATTTCGCGGTATAACCCAAGGATGTCCCAATATAACCGCCCGTGAAGGCGAATATTACCTGTAGGAAACCGGTGAAGTTCTTCAAGAACAACCTTACCCCCGGGGGTTATAGTACCAAGTATCACGCGCCCGCTCTCCGCCCCGAGGTCAACCGCGAGATATCGGCAGGTTCCTGAGTTACTACTTTTTTTCTTCATCTTTACAGTTACACTCTTTATGGCCATCCTCATCCCCGCAGCCGCAACTACAACTATCATCTTCAAGTTCATCTTCCGGAAGATTACTAATTTTAATTTTGATGACCACCTTTTTATTTTTTCCGTCACCACATAACGGTGCATGAGCGTCAAATGGATACATTATCACAAACGTTCCTTCCGGAATGTCAACATAACTCACAGGCTTGTCATTAAATATACCTACATCTTTAGGTTCATCATATTCTTTATCAACTTCCTTACAGTCTTCAATACTTTTCCATCCAAGTATTTCTTTACCTGAAAGGGTTACATGAATATCAATATACTCACGGTGGAACTCAAGCTTATTCCCATCCCTGCCCTTACCTTCACCTGAAGATACCATAACGTAAACATCATTCCCCATAATTTCAGTCCTCCCGTCGGATAACGCGGCAGGCGGGATTTCATTAAAAA
This window harbors:
- a CDS encoding L-rhamnose isomerase; the encoded protein is MVNKKVCGYNNAKEKYAEFGVDTEKAIVALEKVAVSLHCWQGDDVAGFEKPDAELSSGGIQVTGNYPGRARNVKELRRDLEQVLSYLPGKHRVNLHAIYGEFSGKRVDRDEIESKHYEGWVDWSRGLKNKVTGLDFNATLFSHPKAAAGFTLSSRDPGIRGFWVEHVKRCRRITQYFGESCGSTSIHNLWIPDGMKDFCVNRAGYRRDLKDSLDKIYKTKLPAKFVADAVEPKLFGIGSEMFVVGSHEFYLSYALKNNLLLCLDLGHYHLTESIGDKVSALLQFFPSVLLHVSRGVRWDSDHVVVSDDILHEVMHEIVRAGAVGRVIIALDYFDASINRIGAWVTGARAVLKTLLYALLEPVKQLQEYESRGEYYPRLALLEQMKAMPYNDIWEEYCCRKNVISEESRIIKEILAYEGKVLNRR
- the tsf gene encoding translation elongation factor Ts, with the translated sequence MAVTAETVKKLRQMSGAGILECQKALNETAGDIEKAIKLLRERGIVQAAKKSTRNAGDGLISAYIHAGSKLGVLIELNCETDFVAKTDEFKSLVKELTLQIAGANPQWVSRETVPADIIEKEKEIYRVQMAKDTKPKPPEVVEKILLGKLEKFYKDFCLLEQPYVRDPNKTVKDVITENIAKLGENIVVGRFVRYRVGEELETAETKTSDNKVAE
- a CDS encoding YhcH/YjgK/YiaL family protein, yielding MIIDRLSDLGNYVMIVPRLEKVIEFFNEIPPAALSDGRTEIMGNDVYVMVSSGEGKGRDGNKLEFHREYIDIHVTLSGKEILGWKSIEDCKEVDKEYDEPKDVGIFNDKPVSYVDIPEGTFVIMYPFDAHAPLCGDGKNKKVVIKIKISNLPEDELEDDSCSCGCGDEDGHKECNCKDEEKK
- a CDS encoding response regulator, which translates into the protein MKNLLVVENMDTLRELVYDELTEAGYKTVAAHSVAEGRELVKYFTPDLALLDIKLPGESGVEFAKELKKQWPKLPVIFCTAYYDKDTMKEIGDTEVADFFLKPFDLDVLKQRIKELIG
- a CDS encoding rhamnulokinase family protein, with translation MIVVVAAAGMRMAIKSVTVKMKKKSSNSGTCRYLAVDLGAESGRVILGTITPGGKVVLEELHRFPTGNIRLHGRLYWDILGLYREIITGLRVCAARGFTKINSIGIDTWGVDYALFNKNGELLANPYAYRDSRTDGMMEKVFARVGKRNLYNHTGIQFMQFNTVFQLYSAVLNNDPLLKNADALLFIPDILNYFLTGKMAAEFTFATTSQLYNPVTRGWDKDVFKKLGLNINLMRKIVQPGTVIGKLTDEICRLTGLEKTNVVAVGSHDTASAVAAVPAEDMESCAYISSGTWSLMGIETRNPVINDETYKYNFTNEGGVCGTFRVLKNIMGLWLLQECRRDWEKKLRRKYTFAELMNLALKIKPLSIAVIDPDNSIFLNPVSMTGTISSFCRKSGQKVPYNPGEYTRCIYDSLALDYRYAGELINTVSSRNLSRLHIIGGGAKDEVLSQLTADFTQMEVITGPVEATAVGNILLQSIASRQCGSLKTARKLIRNSFPTLKYVPSKKQYPGFTDIYKKFVNYKNTTMR